The DNA region GGATGACTGCAAGCTTTTGACACTTTCAAAGAACATGCGCTTAAAATCAAGTGATTTAAATTCAAGGTCATCTGAGTTGAAAGAATTTGCTGATTGGATACTCAGTATTGGTGATGGCAGCCAAGGGTCACGATCGAATACAGGTGAAAAGGTTGTCATTCCCGATGACATATTGGTTTCCGATTGGGTAGACCCAATTGAAGCAATATGTAGAGTAACTTATCCTGAAAGCTTTTCAGGAAGAAATATTGACCAACAGATTGAAGATCGAGCTATCCTTGCACCAACACTACAGTTAGTTGATGAGATCAACAACTACATGATGAGTTTAAATCCGGCTGAAGCGCAAACATATTTGAGCTCTGATAAGGCATGTCCCACAGAGCCTAATAACGATTTATTGGCTTCAATACACACTCCTGAACTCCTAAACACAATCAAGTGCTCAGGTGTCCCTAACCATGAGTTAACACTAAAAGTTGGAACACCAATTATGCTGTTAAGAAACATTGACCACTCGCAGGATTGTGCAATGGAACACGATTGGTTGTTACTAAACTTGGAAAACACATAATTGAAGCACGAACGTGTGCGGGCAAGAATAAGGGGCAGAAAGTGTTTATACCAAGGATGACACTAAGTCCTTCTGACCATCGAATACCATTCAAATTCCACGGAGACAATTTCCTATTATGGTTTCATACGCGATGACTATAAACAAGAGCCAAGGTCAGTCATTATCAAAGGTTGGGTTAATATTGAAGAAACCCGTATTCACACATGGCCAGCTCTATGTTGCTATCTCCAGGGTGACAAATAAGGAAGGACTCAAGATTTTGTTGTGTCATGATGATGATcaaaagaaagaaacagagaaTGTCGTTTTCAAAGAAGTATTCAGAAACATATGTTGAACATTACAAGTATTCCAGGAAAAGATCCAGCAGTCATTGGTTACACAAACGAGGTACTTGCTCCTACCAACTAAGTTGTTGTTTCATGTTACAATTTTCTTAAAAAGCCATTTTAGGTGTAGAGAACTAAACCAGTATACAATCAGTGCCTTTGGCAGGATTTAACCAAAGTAAAACTATTCTGAAAATATGTTTTGCATTATAGGAACTATATTACCTTTATTGTCCAGCTAGAAGGTTTATTGGGGTGATATGCAATCTGATGTCCTCATTATAGCCCCACCCTAAGTCAAACAAATGAGTAGTGTTACAAATAATGCCCATCGAGACCTGTATAACTCTCAGTTAGCTACCGACACCAATTTCAGTATAACAAACTAATGACAGTTGGATCTGTGCAATCTAATTTATATACCTCTATAGAACAAATTTAATTTCATTGTACCATCCCTTTGATTAGGAAAATAATTAGACTTGATGTCCAAATACATACCACGGAAATCCTTGAATATTTAGGAAATAGCTTCCAATTAAATAGCTTGATCCACCTTCCCATAGTTATCATTTGTAGTGTATTATAAGATTTGTGGCAGTGTACCCAATTGGATCaaaatatcataattagggaGCACCCAAAATACATGTTATATTCAGTAAaatagaagacatgattattcaACAAATACTAAGCTAAAGTTATAAATCAGTCGtgcttaaatttaaaaaaaaaaacttatggaACCCACACAAACATTCAATTCAAATGCCAACATAGTTGAAAGATTTTGTTCAAAGTGATAGTTTTCATACTAGATAATATCAAATAAGACTAGATAAGAGCAAAATATTATTCTACTACATTAATCAGCAGCCATGGGTTGCAACACTACTAAATGCAAAGGAATTCCATAATAGATAAGCTGCACATACTGTGAAATTCATGAACAATTAGGAAATAGCTTCCAACCAAGCACAGAATCCATGCTAATGCTAAAATATACAATCATACAAAGAGTATATGAATCTGTATAACAGTAAAAACTTACAGTAACCTATTTTACTTCATCAACCGAAAAAATTGTTCTATAGCACAAGTTTTCTGTCATAAAAGTAGGTGGGATCTGTGAATGGGTGAGTATCTTGAATAAAATTAGTACCCACTTTTATGTACTCATTTAAGAATCCGTCTATCATCTACTCTAGAGAGGTCAATCCTTCAATTCATGAATCAATATATGATTCAGATTCACAGATTCAGTGAGTGTTATCCTGTATTCATTTTGTACCAACTATAAAGATGATATTTATTGAAGTCAAACATTTATACTAAGATGATATATATAAGTCAAACATTTATACTAAGGTTCACAACAACCCAAGATTAGATAATTGtaagaaatattttaaatataacagTGTAgcaaataagttattttttaagtGTTTTTACTCTTCCCTTATATAAATTAATTCTATCCTCCCTTAACAGAAACCCGGGAATATTTAACCGACACCttcgaaaaagagaaaaaaaaattggcagGACTGAAGTAATTAATCTCCAACACTTTGAAGCATCcattgaaagttgaaacttttACTAAGTTTTTTAGATTCATAAAGTCATAGCATTAACCTGAAGGATGGTATCAGTTCCATATTCTTTTCTCCACCTTAACATGTCTTCCCACATTGAATAGTCTTCTCAATGTCAAAGTCCTTTGCTTTCAGAAACCTACCACAGCCATAGTTAGCAATTTTTACATTCAGCTTGATCCACTGTTCCATAGTTAGCAGTTGTAGTTTATTACAAGATTTGATTGAGTATACCCAATTGGATAAAAACATGATAATCAAGGAGCACCTAAATACATgtcaatatatgaataataacagACAAATGATGAACTAAGTTAAAGTTATAAACCAATTAGCTTGAATTCAAGTATATATATTCTTATGGAACCCGCAGAAACAACCAATTCAAATGCCATCATGGTTGGGAGATTGTATTCGAAGTTATAGTTATCATACTAGCTAATATCAAAGAAGACTAGATAAGAAAAAAATGTAATCCTTAACACAGACATAGTTACTTTCGATGTGTCTGTATGCTTAAATGGTCTTATTCATTAATTAGGAATTATATCTAATAGCAAACTACCATGAAGTTTCCAGCTAGAAATATATGATTTAACTACTAGCAAAATTACATGTACTATATGTATCAGATGGCCGTGGTATACTTACATACATCTCGAACCAAATCTTTTTGAATCGGATTCTACCCATTTCGGCGACCTTTGCCCCAAAGAGCGGATGGAGCGAGCTTCTCTTGGAAATTAAAGTCCCTACCCATTCGGCTACCTTCCACCAACCTTCTCAAAGCCGGTCATCCCACATGGAAACGCTAACGCAGGAGATTGCAATTCTTGATGCATAAAAAAGTAACAAAGCTTCTGATTTTCTTAAACACTGTCACCCACCAAGAAATGTCAGCTATCAACGCCAAATACAATCCCATTATGTATTTCATATAAGAAATTATTTAAATGTATTCAGTTGTAGTAGATTTAAAATCAGCAGTTAAACAATcgaaaattatatttctaatatttaataTGTTTATACTTGAAGACATAGTACCTGATCCCGATCTAGACGTTTCACGAAGACTGGAGCAGTAATGGATTCGACGGAAGGATTCAATCATATTCCAACAGCCATAGAAATCGTCATCTATAGATTAACTAGATCCTAAAAAATTTGTGCCCCCAATATTAACTGTGTGAAGCAACAGTGAGTTAAGCTACAACACCAGACAAATTGAACCTGGCAGCCAGAAGCAAGTGGTGCCAGTACCCTTTTTCCCTTGCTTTTGGTTTTCTGATGc from Arachis hypogaea cultivar Tifrunner chromosome 10, arahy.Tifrunner.gnm2.J5K5, whole genome shotgun sequence includes:
- the LOC140175651 gene encoding uncharacterized protein: MRLKSSDLNSRSSELKEFADWILSIGDGSQGSRSNTGEKVVIPDDILVSDWVDPIEAICRVTYPESFSGRNIDQQIEDRAILAPTLQLVDEINNYMMSLNPAEAQTYLSSDKACPTEPNNDLLASIHTPELLNTIKCSGVPNHELTLKVGTPIMLLRNIDHSQDCAMEHDWLLLNLENT